In Desulfomonile tiedjei DSM 6799, a genomic segment contains:
- a CDS encoding D-alanine--D-alanine ligase family protein → MQNPRLRIALVYGGQSAEHEVSLRSARSIFDAMDRSKYDPLPILITQQGSWYSMPAEAASFDPSVSPARSNRLIFSPDPQHRGFLKVDGESGIQPMHVDLVFPVLHGTYGEDGTIQGLLEMAHMPYVGCGVLASAVGMDKILMKKAFRENGLNIGPYFWFFRAEWESDPDKITAKLKSAHFPLFVKPANLGSSVGISKVSDPSGFEAAVNLAASYDRKILVEDGIEGRELEVSVLGNDHPKASVAGEVISHSSFYDYEEKYLKDTAELVIPAELPAGMLQKAQEAAITAFRAVDGSGLGRVDMFLTPDNQVVVNEINTLPGFTSISMYPKLWEATGLPYAQLVDRLVGLAQERHREKLTIRTDRKPV, encoded by the coding sequence ATGCAGAACCCACGATTGCGCATAGCCCTGGTCTACGGAGGACAGTCTGCGGAACATGAAGTCTCGTTGCGTTCCGCGAGATCTATCTTCGACGCAATGGACAGATCCAAATACGATCCTCTTCCGATTCTGATCACGCAACAGGGTTCCTGGTACAGCATGCCCGCAGAGGCTGCTTCATTCGATCCCTCGGTGAGTCCGGCTCGATCAAACCGACTCATTTTTTCTCCGGACCCGCAGCACAGAGGTTTCCTGAAAGTGGACGGAGAATCTGGCATTCAGCCGATGCATGTGGATCTGGTTTTTCCAGTGCTCCACGGGACGTACGGTGAAGACGGAACCATTCAGGGACTCCTGGAAATGGCGCACATGCCGTACGTGGGCTGCGGTGTTCTTGCTTCAGCAGTAGGCATGGACAAGATTTTGATGAAAAAAGCATTCCGAGAAAACGGGCTGAACATCGGACCTTATTTCTGGTTTTTTCGCGCTGAATGGGAGAGCGATCCTGACAAAATCACTGCAAAGTTGAAATCCGCGCATTTTCCTCTGTTCGTCAAACCTGCAAATCTTGGGTCGTCTGTGGGAATCAGCAAGGTTTCGGATCCTTCCGGATTCGAAGCCGCTGTTAACCTGGCTGCTTCATACGACAGAAAAATCCTGGTGGAAGACGGTATTGAAGGACGCGAACTGGAAGTGAGCGTTCTTGGCAATGACCATCCCAAAGCAAGCGTTGCTGGTGAAGTCATATCTCACAGTTCTTTCTACGATTATGAAGAGAAATACCTCAAAGATACAGCGGAGCTCGTGATCCCCGCGGAACTCCCCGCAGGTATGCTGCAAAAAGCGCAGGAAGCTGCAATAACTGCATTCAGAGCGGTTGATGGTTCGGGGCTGGGGCGAGTGGATATGTTTCTCACGCCGGACAATCAGGTTGTGGTAAATGAAATCAACACCCTGCCCGGCTTTACCTCCATTAGCATGTATCCGAAGCTCTGGGA
- a CDS encoding alpha/beta hydrolase, which produces MVEFLLTAVFAILILVGLLIANGYWWNWYYSAPSSQDETFFFEARDGWKISVHRYRPVRQSGALPVILCHGLSSNRYAFDLPGTASLAVFLKNQGFDVWSAELRGSGMSAGPKVFFSDVPYDWEFCDHLENDVPAIIDFVLEKTGASKVHWVGHSMGGMLILAHLAATPSARIESVVTLGSPVDFSGMRNRSIDLLLAIRPLYAWLPISPLPFFGRVLLPISHSIGRSLLGLFHPPNIHPEIARKVVALASELVTSNKIWLTFGRYIEMGKCAPENGKSYFDGLDRSPASILFIAGSQDLMAPKAISPQVCAPEHPGGRRECMVMGKETGCMEDYGHMDLLVGKRSDKEVFPRITGWIQENDGELLQQHADSTVASSHSQCQI; this is translated from the coding sequence ATGGTTGAATTCTTGTTAACTGCGGTTTTTGCCATACTCATCCTGGTCGGCCTGCTCATAGCGAACGGATACTGGTGGAACTGGTACTACTCTGCTCCGTCATCACAGGATGAAACATTCTTCTTTGAAGCAAGAGACGGCTGGAAGATCAGTGTCCATCGGTACCGACCTGTCCGGCAGTCCGGTGCTCTTCCGGTTATATTGTGTCACGGCCTGAGTTCCAACAGATATGCCTTCGATCTTCCCGGGACAGCATCTCTTGCTGTCTTCCTGAAGAACCAGGGGTTCGACGTCTGGTCGGCCGAATTGAGAGGCTCAGGCATGAGTGCAGGGCCGAAGGTATTCTTTTCTGACGTTCCCTACGACTGGGAATTTTGCGATCACCTGGAGAATGATGTCCCGGCAATTATCGATTTCGTACTGGAGAAAACCGGAGCTTCCAAAGTGCACTGGGTGGGACACAGCATGGGAGGGATGTTGATACTGGCTCATCTTGCGGCGACTCCGTCTGCTCGGATCGAATCGGTTGTCACATTGGGGTCTCCGGTGGATTTTTCCGGAATGCGCAATCGTTCAATCGATCTTCTCTTGGCAATCAGACCTCTGTATGCATGGCTTCCCATTTCTCCTTTGCCGTTCTTCGGCAGAGTCCTGCTGCCAATATCCCACTCCATTGGGAGAAGCCTCCTGGGACTCTTCCATCCTCCGAATATACACCCCGAGATTGCCAGAAAAGTCGTAGCGTTGGCTTCAGAATTGGTCACCTCCAATAAAATCTGGCTCACGTTCGGCAGATATATCGAAATGGGCAAATGTGCGCCTGAAAACGGAAAGTCCTATTTCGACGGGCTCGACCGGTCTCCTGCTTCAATTCTTTTTATTGCAGGCTCCCAGGATCTCATGGCTCCCAAAGCCATCAGTCCCCAGGTTTGCGCGCCGGAACACCCCGGAGGAAGGCGTGAATGCATGGTGATGGGGAAAGAAACGGGATGCATGGAAGATTACGGCCACATGGACCTGTTGGTCGGAAAACGGTCGGACAAGGAAGTGTTTCCTCGCATCACCGGCTGGATTCAGGAAAACGATGGTGAACTTCTGCAGCAACATGCAGACAGTACTGTTGCGAGCAGTCATAGTCAGTGCCAAATCTAA
- a CDS encoding DUF2752 domain-containing protein, whose translation MIPAPNIERRSHANEHLLLLCMALAILVAAFCCRIEPEGIVSFGLPVIGLHIPLADGCLSRKILGVSCPGCGLTRSFVAVAHGQFRLAMEYNAVGPALFMLCVLQIPYRIWAYFREDKVKGRLKWIHDRLGVVIWIAAAALFVFWVYRLAAGLFHGSVGT comes from the coding sequence ATGATTCCGGCACCCAACATAGAGCGCAGGTCGCATGCAAACGAGCATCTGCTTCTGCTGTGTATGGCTTTGGCCATTCTGGTCGCTGCATTTTGCTGCCGCATCGAACCGGAAGGCATCGTCTCCTTTGGACTGCCAGTCATCGGCCTGCACATACCTCTCGCAGACGGCTGTTTGAGCCGCAAAATTCTGGGAGTCTCTTGCCCGGGATGCGGCCTGACTCGCAGCTTTGTCGCAGTGGCTCACGGCCAGTTCAGGCTTGCAATGGAATACAATGCTGTTGGACCGGCTTTGTTCATGCTGTGCGTATTGCAGATCCCGTACCGGATATGGGCTTATTTCCGGGAAGACAAAGTGAAGGGCCGATTGAAATGGATTCACGACCGTCTCGGAGTGGTAATCTGGATTGCCGCGGCGGCACTGTTTGTTTTCTGGGTATACCGTCTGGCAGCCGGACTGTTTCACGGTAGTGTTGGGACTTGA
- a CDS encoding OmpA family protein: MAPFLRDRFHPIGMVFTALILLFSVVAYADDCKRVKNILVLFDASGYMKEKDRYQQLLTQMGLFEKGMPVTADGFFNVGLRHYGLKVGMGCENTESILAIQPWDPERFFNAFPRTVSYGVSSLSAGLRGAADDASQAEGKTAILVIGGGIESCKAEPGRIAEQIMRNNPDLEIYTFQIGQAQEGSFFMRQIAEVGKGTYVRVEEFNSPASWYGWMKKNLVMPCASNVVPPSATPTFGFAPVTFDLNSVSVTSKDPAASAANQAALQTVGQLLKTNPQSRLVLHGYSNGQGSPEVNLKLSRKRAETVAKFIISRYGIASSRIGIVAHGAAQATMPPPGFSGDRMSRRVEFEISQQ; the protein is encoded by the coding sequence ATGGCGCCATTTCTCAGGGATCGATTCCATCCGATAGGGATGGTTTTCACGGCCCTGATTCTTCTTTTTTCCGTTGTCGCGTACGCAGATGACTGCAAACGGGTCAAGAACATCCTCGTACTTTTCGATGCTTCCGGTTACATGAAGGAAAAAGACCGGTATCAGCAATTGCTGACGCAAATGGGTCTGTTTGAGAAAGGCATGCCGGTAACGGCTGACGGTTTTTTCAATGTAGGACTTCGCCACTACGGGCTCAAGGTGGGAATGGGGTGCGAGAACACGGAAAGCATTCTCGCCATTCAGCCATGGGATCCGGAACGATTCTTCAATGCGTTTCCCAGAACCGTTTCGTACGGCGTCAGCTCTCTTTCCGCCGGACTGCGTGGTGCCGCGGACGATGCTTCTCAAGCTGAAGGAAAAACTGCAATTTTGGTTATTGGCGGAGGTATCGAGTCCTGCAAAGCTGAGCCTGGGCGAATAGCCGAACAGATCATGAGGAACAATCCCGATCTGGAGATTTATACATTCCAGATTGGACAGGCGCAGGAAGGCTCTTTTTTCATGCGTCAGATTGCAGAAGTGGGAAAAGGGACTTACGTAAGGGTGGAAGAGTTCAATTCACCGGCATCATGGTATGGATGGATGAAGAAGAATTTAGTCATGCCATGCGCTTCCAATGTAGTTCCCCCCTCGGCAACTCCAACATTTGGATTCGCACCTGTTACCTTCGATCTCAACAGCGTGTCGGTGACGTCCAAAGATCCGGCAGCCTCAGCCGCAAATCAAGCTGCACTGCAGACAGTCGGTCAGTTGTTGAAGACGAATCCGCAATCGCGCCTGGTGCTCCATGGCTATTCCAATGGCCAAGGCAGCCCGGAAGTCAACCTCAAGCTTTCGCGGAAGCGTGCCGAAACTGTGGCAAAGTTCATCATATCACGATATGGGATAGCCTCTTCTCGCATCGGAATCGTGGCGCATGGTGCGGCTCAGGCGACTATGCCGCCTCCAGGTTTTTCCGGTGACAGAATGTCCCGGCGGGTGGAATTCGAAATATCTCAGCAGTAG
- the xseB gene encoding exodeoxyribonuclease VII small subunit, protein MKKTMEREEVTENFDDNLERLRSIVEKLEHGGLPLDQSLKLFEEGIGISRKCMEILNNSEGKVEELLATMERIPFGRVEDKE, encoded by the coding sequence ATGAAGAAAACGATGGAAAGAGAAGAAGTAACAGAGAACTTTGACGATAACCTCGAGAGACTCAGATCGATTGTTGAGAAACTCGAGCACGGAGGACTGCCTCTCGATCAAAGTCTCAAGTTGTTTGAAGAAGGAATCGGCATTTCCAGGAAATGTATGGAAATACTGAATAATTCTGAAGGAAAAGTGGAAGAGTTGCTCGCCACTATGGAGAGAATACCGTTTGGCAGAGTGGAAGATAAAGAGTGA
- a CDS encoding polyprenyl synthetase family protein — translation MTAPNIKEYMEARRDLAEKALDAMLPPEDNEPAVLHQAMRYSVFAGGKRIRPVLAMAAAEVVGGSGKQVLPLAVALECIHTYSLIHDDLPAMDNDDLRRGKPTVHKVFGEAVAILAGDALLTYGLGVLSLPEVSRTYRAENLLAAIRELALAAGSTRLIAGQVMDILCEGKDVDKHMVEYIVRNKTGALIRASLVCGATLVDGELERIEVLGKFGDLLGMIFQIRDDLLDIEGDPVKMGKAVQKDGDRGKATLPRLLGAERTEEIMYSLIRNAEDTIRPLGETANPLVQITHYIGKRVS, via the coding sequence GTGACTGCCCCCAACATAAAAGAATACATGGAAGCAAGGCGTGATTTGGCTGAAAAGGCTCTTGACGCCATGCTGCCGCCTGAAGATAATGAGCCCGCTGTTTTGCACCAGGCTATGCGGTACAGTGTTTTTGCGGGCGGTAAGCGGATAAGGCCGGTGCTTGCCATGGCGGCCGCTGAAGTAGTAGGAGGCAGCGGAAAACAGGTTTTGCCTCTTGCAGTGGCATTGGAATGCATTCATACATACTCTCTGATCCATGACGACCTCCCTGCTATGGACAATGACGACCTGCGGCGGGGAAAGCCTACTGTCCACAAAGTATTTGGCGAAGCTGTAGCGATTCTTGCCGGAGACGCTCTCTTGACTTATGGCCTGGGTGTCCTGAGCCTTCCTGAAGTAAGCCGCACATACAGGGCCGAAAACCTGTTGGCAGCGATCCGGGAACTCGCTCTGGCAGCGGGTTCTACCCGACTCATTGCCGGGCAGGTCATGGACATTCTGTGTGAAGGCAAGGACGTAGATAAGCACATGGTCGAATATATCGTGCGAAATAAAACCGGCGCCTTGATCAGAGCTTCACTCGTCTGTGGGGCTACATTGGTTGACGGCGAACTGGAGCGGATTGAAGTATTGGGAAAATTCGGGGATCTTCTCGGTATGATATTTCAAATACGTGACGATCTTCTGGACATAGAGGGTGATCCGGTAAAGATGGGGAAAGCCGTTCAGAAAGACGGTGACAGAGGAAAGGCGACTCTTCCCAGGTTGTTGGGAGCAGAGCGCACTGAAGAAATTATGTACTCTCTCATACGCAATGCAGAGGACACTATAAGACCCCTCGGGGAAACAGCAAATCCGTTGGTCCAAATTACTCATTATATCGGTAAGAGGGTGAGCTGA
- the dxs gene encoding 1-deoxy-D-xylulose-5-phosphate synthase, whose protein sequence is MNKNELILAGIESPADVQDLSLEALKTLSDEIRETIIRTVAQRGGHLASSLGVVELTVALLKIFSPPKDRIVFDVGHQAYAYKILTGRRDAFSTLRTKGGISGFPKREESPYDFFDVGHAGNAISVAAGLAQARCFNGDDHKVIAVVGDGSLTCGVSYEGLNQAGAAEKDLIIILNDNEMSISPNVGAMAAYLNRIMTGQIVTRFRAEVKNILKNVMGEPIYSLAKQFEDALKGFITPGKLFEDLGFKYVGPIDGHQVKHLVETFKNIKRFREPVLVHAITCKGKGYCQAEQNPSRFHGVGPFDIETGKVHSQPRPPSYTTVFGKALVKLASKDPKIVAITAAMEYGTGLAEFARLFPRRFFDVGIAEQHGIVFAAGLASEGYHPVVAIYSTFIQRGYDHLIHDVCMQNFPVVFAMDRAGIVGEDGPTHHGAFDIAFARSIPNLTVMAPADEDQLSDMLATALTLNSPVSIRYARADGLGVPIKKEPELIPVGKGRMMTEGEDLLIIAIGSMVDPAVQAADLLAKKGISAGVLDARFIKPLDEDLILEKSRAAGKVLVVEEGILAGGFGSAILELFSDKGLGGGSAVRMGISDAFVEHGTRAELLADLGLTPEGISAQAVSMLKDRPESKLRRFSSIRL, encoded by the coding sequence ATGAACAAAAATGAATTGATCCTGGCTGGAATAGAATCTCCTGCGGATGTCCAGGACCTCTCTTTGGAAGCTCTGAAAACCTTGAGCGATGAGATCCGGGAGACGATCATCCGAACAGTAGCCCAAAGAGGCGGGCATTTGGCTTCAAGCCTTGGGGTTGTCGAGTTGACTGTAGCTCTTCTGAAAATATTCTCACCCCCCAAGGATCGCATAGTGTTTGACGTCGGTCACCAGGCGTATGCGTACAAGATCCTCACCGGGAGACGCGATGCATTCTCAACGTTACGCACCAAGGGCGGGATTTCCGGATTCCCGAAACGGGAAGAAAGCCCGTACGACTTCTTTGACGTGGGACACGCGGGTAACGCAATCAGTGTCGCGGCAGGACTCGCCCAGGCACGATGTTTCAATGGAGACGACCACAAGGTCATCGCTGTTGTGGGCGACGGTTCTTTGACCTGTGGTGTGTCGTACGAAGGTCTGAACCAGGCAGGCGCTGCGGAAAAAGATCTTATCATCATCCTGAACGATAACGAAATGTCCATATCCCCGAATGTGGGCGCTATGGCTGCGTACCTCAACCGCATTATGACAGGCCAGATAGTCACCAGATTCAGGGCGGAAGTGAAAAACATTCTGAAAAACGTCATGGGAGAGCCCATATATAGCCTTGCAAAGCAGTTCGAGGACGCACTCAAGGGATTCATTACTCCGGGCAAGCTTTTTGAGGACCTCGGATTCAAATATGTCGGTCCCATTGACGGCCATCAGGTGAAACACCTTGTCGAAACCTTCAAAAATATAAAGAGATTTCGTGAGCCTGTCCTTGTGCACGCGATCACGTGCAAAGGCAAGGGATACTGTCAGGCGGAACAAAATCCAAGCAGATTTCACGGAGTAGGGCCGTTTGACATAGAAACGGGGAAAGTGCATTCACAGCCCAGGCCGCCTTCTTACACCACAGTATTCGGTAAGGCCCTGGTGAAGCTGGCAAGCAAAGACCCGAAGATTGTCGCTATCACTGCTGCAATGGAGTACGGAACCGGACTCGCAGAATTTGCTCGCCTTTTTCCCAGGCGTTTTTTCGATGTGGGAATAGCCGAGCAACACGGAATAGTGTTCGCGGCAGGGCTCGCCAGCGAAGGATATCATCCTGTTGTCGCGATCTACTCTACGTTCATTCAGCGAGGATACGATCACCTTATCCATGACGTTTGTATGCAGAATTTTCCTGTTGTCTTCGCCATGGACCGGGCGGGGATAGTGGGAGAGGACGGACCGACTCATCATGGAGCATTCGATATCGCGTTTGCGCGGAGCATTCCGAATCTTACTGTCATGGCTCCTGCAGATGAAGATCAGTTGTCTGACATGCTGGCCACAGCATTGACCCTGAACAGCCCTGTTTCCATACGGTACGCCCGAGCCGACGGACTGGGAGTCCCTATCAAGAAGGAACCGGAACTGATTCCCGTCGGCAAGGGACGGATGATGACAGAAGGTGAGGACCTCCTGATAATCGCGATCGGATCGATGGTCGATCCAGCCGTGCAAGCAGCAGACCTTCTTGCCAAGAAAGGCATATCCGCCGGAGTCCTGGATGCGCGGTTTATCAAGCCGCTGGATGAAGATCTCATCCTGGAGAAATCCAGAGCGGCAGGAAAAGTACTGGTGGTGGAAGAAGGAATCCTGGCAGGAGGATTCGGCAGCGCAATTCTGGAGCTTTTTTCCGACAAAGGGTTGGGGGGGGGCAGCGCCGTGCGCATGGGTATTTCCGATGCTTTTGTGGAACACGGCACAAGAGCCGAACTTCTGGCCGATCTCGGGTTAACGCCGGAAGGCATTTCAGCACAAGCCGTATCCATGTTGAAAGATCGACCTGAATCGAAACTGAGACGATTCTCATCAATCAGACTCTAG
- a CDS encoding GAF domain-containing sensor histidine kinase: MTNELREEQHTLKECPNTATTPESGLDSAKMMLLFNAAKALASTTNVDQLLDVIVSEVQMVLNCEGAGVLLYDAERDDFYWRKVQDRESFFASAREEIRIPKDQGVCGWVFRTGEPALVQDAVTDPRIYRPVEDKSGFTTRNMVCVPLQVLDKRLGVLYALNKEGSFSDSDVDILTALSGNVALALENAANFESLMNSNKELERLNRVKNKILNHLSHELKTPLAIVEASLRIMQNRLEEAGADIGKLPFGRISRSLTRLKTIEKQVAHIVEDKIYLEREAILSFLDNLPDLLEVEQEQEPSMEQALEFLKQKIKEQFPDKIQETEGITVRSAFRAVELRLNQMLGERQLDIRFLEPDRATLRIQPQIMVSVLGGLIRNAVENTPDYGRIIVSGENVPSGYRITIRDYGVGIPESEQPNIFEGFYPVQEIDLYSSGRRYDFNAGGTGTDLLKIKIFSARFGFKVGFSSFRCPHLPTTRDICPGSVLRCPHCNSIEDCMEKGGTEFFIDIPSQLIENEQTSA; this comes from the coding sequence ATGACAAACGAGCTGCGTGAAGAGCAGCATACCCTGAAAGAGTGCCCGAACACCGCTACCACGCCTGAATCCGGCCTCGATTCCGCAAAAATGATGCTTTTGTTCAATGCTGCAAAGGCATTGGCTTCCACCACGAATGTCGATCAGCTTCTCGATGTCATCGTCAGTGAAGTCCAAATGGTGCTTAATTGCGAAGGGGCGGGAGTGTTGCTGTACGATGCCGAACGCGATGACTTTTACTGGAGAAAAGTTCAAGATCGCGAGAGCTTCTTTGCGTCGGCCCGCGAGGAAATCCGTATACCCAAAGATCAGGGGGTCTGCGGTTGGGTGTTTCGGACCGGAGAACCGGCACTGGTGCAAGATGCAGTTACCGACCCCCGCATTTACCGGCCGGTTGAAGATAAATCCGGTTTCACCACGCGCAACATGGTATGCGTTCCGCTCCAGGTTTTGGACAAACGTTTGGGAGTGCTGTATGCGCTGAATAAAGAGGGCTCCTTTTCCGATTCAGATGTGGACATTCTGACTGCGCTCTCGGGAAACGTAGCCCTTGCCCTGGAGAACGCGGCCAATTTCGAGAGCCTCATGAATTCCAACAAAGAACTGGAAAGGCTCAACAGAGTAAAGAACAAGATACTGAATCATCTGTCACACGAACTGAAAACACCCCTGGCTATTGTGGAGGCTTCTCTCCGGATTATGCAGAATCGCCTGGAAGAGGCAGGAGCAGATATCGGAAAGCTTCCCTTCGGCCGCATTTCCCGAAGTCTCACGAGACTGAAAACCATAGAAAAGCAAGTGGCGCATATCGTGGAAGATAAGATCTATCTCGAAAGAGAAGCGATTCTGAGCTTTCTCGACAATCTTCCCGATCTGCTCGAGGTGGAACAGGAGCAAGAACCATCAATGGAACAAGCTCTTGAGTTTCTCAAACAAAAGATCAAAGAGCAATTTCCCGACAAGATACAGGAAACAGAAGGAATAACGGTCCGCTCGGCTTTTCGGGCAGTAGAGTTGCGGCTCAATCAAATGCTTGGGGAAAGGCAGTTGGACATACGTTTCCTTGAACCCGATCGGGCAACCCTGAGGATACAACCTCAGATCATGGTATCCGTGCTGGGCGGGTTAATTCGCAACGCCGTGGAAAACACCCCGGATTATGGAAGAATCATTGTTTCAGGGGAAAATGTTCCCTCAGGGTACAGAATTACTATTCGCGATTACGGAGTAGGCATTCCGGAGAGCGAGCAGCCCAATATCTTTGAAGGATTTTATCCCGTCCAGGAAATCGATCTCTACAGTTCAGGCCGAAGGTATGATTTCAATGCCGGAGGGACAGGAACGGATCTCTTGAAGATAAAGATCTTCTCTGCACGATTCGGTTTCAAGGTGGGCTTCAGCAGTTTCCGTTGCCCGCATCTTCCCACGACTCGGGATATCTGTCCCGGCAGCGTCCTCCGTTGTCCTCATTGTAACAGTATTGAAGATTGCATGGAAAAGGGGGGGACGGAATTTTTCATTGATATACCTTCTCAGTTAATTGAGAACGAACAGACCTCCGCGTGA
- a CDS encoding sigma-54-dependent transcriptional regulator, giving the protein MTVLKAKILVVDDEPSQRKMLNANLSLEGYQVFEADDGTSAIKRVSEEFFDLILMDNRMSSMDGIEALKEIKNISPGIPVIIITAYASVETAVEALQAGAHDYLTKPLDIEELKIKVHQSLEFWRLKEDNILQRRRIENLFDASRIVGRSQRMKAVLETVAMVAPTEATVLVLGESGTGKELIANALHQGSARAEKRFIKVNCAALPETLLESELFGHEKGAFTGAVGRRPGRFELADGGTIFLDEIGEMTLATQSKLLRVLQEREFEPLGSTRTVKVDIRIVTASNRILKEEVKKGNFREDLFYRLNVVPINLPPLRERREDIPLLIEHFLKLYNEKNNRNLLGFHPRALDAMMRYSWPGNIRELENIVERAVILSKDDYVPFAELPESIRGSAGDPLSEQVREGIRPGMTIKEMEKELIMKTLEDNDGNRTRAARVLGITRRTLQHKLKEYDLDLQSSDSGD; this is encoded by the coding sequence ATGACAGTTCTCAAGGCTAAAATCCTTGTGGTGGACGACGAACCGTCCCAAAGAAAAATGCTGAACGCCAATTTGTCTCTTGAAGGCTACCAGGTCTTTGAAGCCGATGATGGCACAAGCGCAATAAAGAGGGTCTCTGAAGAATTTTTCGATCTGATCCTGATGGATAATCGAATGTCCAGCATGGACGGGATTGAGGCGCTTAAAGAGATCAAGAATATATCACCTGGAATCCCGGTCATCATTATAACCGCTTACGCATCGGTGGAAACTGCTGTCGAAGCGTTGCAGGCAGGAGCCCACGATTACCTCACAAAACCGCTCGATATTGAGGAGCTCAAGATAAAAGTCCATCAGTCGCTGGAATTCTGGCGCCTCAAAGAGGACAACATTCTTCAGCGGCGGCGTATTGAAAATCTCTTCGATGCGTCTCGAATTGTGGGGCGATCCCAAAGAATGAAAGCGGTCCTTGAAACTGTTGCCATGGTGGCTCCGACAGAGGCAACGGTGCTCGTTCTGGGAGAATCCGGAACTGGTAAAGAGCTTATAGCAAATGCCCTTCACCAGGGCTCTGCCCGGGCTGAAAAACGTTTTATCAAAGTCAATTGTGCGGCTTTGCCGGAAACACTTCTCGAAAGCGAGCTTTTCGGTCACGAAAAGGGTGCGTTCACAGGGGCAGTCGGACGCAGGCCTGGAAGATTCGAACTTGCAGACGGCGGCACTATTTTCCTCGACGAAATAGGGGAGATGACTCTTGCTACTCAATCGAAATTGCTGCGAGTCTTGCAGGAACGCGAATTCGAACCTCTTGGATCTACCCGCACGGTCAAAGTGGATATTCGCATAGTGACCGCTTCGAACAGAATTTTGAAAGAAGAAGTGAAAAAAGGAAACTTTCGAGAGGATCTGTTTTATCGACTGAACGTCGTCCCTATAAATCTTCCTCCGCTTCGAGAACGCCGCGAGGATATTCCGTTGCTGATTGAACATTTTCTTAAGCTCTATAACGAGAAGAACAATCGCAATCTGCTCGGATTTCATCCGCGAGCTCTCGATGCCATGATGCGATATTCCTGGCCCGGAAACATCCGTGAGCTGGAAAATATTGTCGAGCGAGCAGTCATCCTTTCCAAGGACGATTATGTTCCTTTCGCGGAACTTCCCGAATCCATCAGAGGATCTGCAGGCGATCCTCTTTCCGAACAGGTGAGAGAAGGTATCCGTCCGGGCATGACAATAAAGGAAATGGAAAAAGAACTTATTATGAAAACTTTGGAGGACAATGACGGCAACCGGACTCGCGCTGCACGGGTTCTCGGAATTACCCGCCGCACACTCCAGCACAAATTGAAAGAATATGATTTGGATCTACAATCATCAGATTCCGGTGATTGA